CCAAAAGGCGCGTGCCGCCCAGGTGCAGTACGAGGCCTCGCTGGTGCGCGCGAAGAGTGCCGCGCAGCTCGAGGCTTCCTCCCTGAAGCTGCGTAGCCAATATGAGGCGGTCGAGCGCGTCTTCGCCGAGACCGAAAGGCGGGTGTCGGCGCTCATCAAGGATTCGAAGCGCTACCCTCCGGTCTTTGACAAGGTGCTCGCCGAAGCGATAGAGGCTCTGGGGAACGCGCAGGTCGCTCAGATCGTCGTCAACCCCGCCGACCGCCGGCTCGCTGAGGCCTTTATCAAGGAGAAGGGGCTCGACCTAGAGATCAAGACCGACCCGGCCATAGCAGGCGGCGTAAGGGTGAAGGCGGGGGGCGCCAACGTCAGCGTCGAGAACAGCCTGCCCAACCGCTTGGCGCGCGCGCGCCAGAGCGTGGCCGGCGAAGTGGTGCAATTGCTCTTGGGTGCGGGCTCGAGTCCGGCTGCGGACACCTCCGCGGGCGCGGCGGCGGACACCTCCGCGGACACCTCCAAGGCGCCCTCCGCCGTGACCGCGCCCAAGTTGAACTGACGTGGTGAGCTGACATGGTCGACGACTTCGGCTACATCAACGCCCGGGTGCGCGGCATGAAAGCCAAGCTGCTCGGGCCCGAGTTCTACAGCGAGGCGCTCGCCACCAGCGACTTTGGCGCCTTTGCCAGCGTCCTGGCGCAGTCGCCCTATGCCCGAGACGTCGAGGAGGCGCAGGCCAGGCACAGCGGCCTGCGCGCCGTGGACGAGGCCTTGGGGCGCAACTTCCACCGCGAGGCGAGAAAGATCCGCGGTTTCGCCGACGGCGACCCCGGCCGCCTCATCAGGTTCCTGCTCATGCGCTACGACCTGCAGAACTTAAAGGCCATCGCTCGCGCTCGTCACGCCGGCCGGGACGCCGAGGACATTCGCCAGGCGCTCGTGCCCGCGGGCGAACTGAGGCCCGGCGTGCTCGACAACTTAGCCGAGCAGAGCGAGCTCGCCGGGGTGGCGCAGGCCCTTGCCATCACCCGCCATCCCTTGGCGCCGGCCTTTGCCCGCGCGGCCCGCGCTTATCAGTCCGAGGGCGACCTCTACAAGCTCGAGATCGCGCTCGACCGCGCCTACTTCAGGGTGCTGTTTACGGAACTCGAGGAGACCGAGCACCCCGAGGGGCTGATGCAGTATTTGAGGCTCGAGATCGACGCCACCAATCTGCGCACCGCCCTGAAGATCCGCGGCGCCGACGCGGGCGCGGCGACTACAGGCGAACTCTTCATTCCCGGGGGCCGCGAGATCAGCCGTCAGACCTTTGAAACTCTGCTGAGCGACGACACGCCGGCGGCTTTTCAGTCGCTCTCCGGCACGAGCTTCGCCGAAATAGGCGAGGCGGGCAGTTTGGGCGACGCCGAGCGCGTCATCGCCGCGCTGTTGGCGCGGAGCGCGCGCAAGCTCTACCTCTCGGACCCTTTGGATATCGGCGTGGTGCTCTACTATTTGAACCACAAGGAGGCCGAGACCGCGCGGCTGCGCCTCCTGGCGCGGGGCAAGTTCTACGGCGTGCCGAACGATGCCTTGGAGAGGGAGTTGGGCCATGCCTAAAATGCTGGTCTTGACCGATCAGGAGACGGCCACAGGCTTTCGCCTGGCCGGGGTAGACGTGCACGAGGCCGACCAGGACAGCGCGCAGGCAGCGCTCGAGGAGATCATCGAGTCGGGTGTCTACAACCTGGTCGCCGTTGACGAGAGCCTCATCGCCGACCCCAACCGTGCCGCCGAGCGCGCTATGCGCGGCCGCGACCTGCCGGTCATCTTGAGCATGCCGAGCCTGTCGGCGGCCTTTGGCGACGAGGGCGACGCCACGGCCTACATGAAGGAGCTGGTGCGTAGCGCCATCGGCTTCGATATCAAGCTCGAGTAGAGAGGATTGAACATTGAAAATTCAAAATTCAAAATTTTAAATCTTTAATGTTCAATTTTCAATTTTGAAGGAGGTTTTTGTGGCCATCGCAGGCAAGATTCAAAGGATTTCGGGCCCGGCCGTCATCGCCGAAGGCATGATGGGCGCACGCATGTTCGACATCGTGCGGGTGGGCAAGGAACAGCTCGTCGGCGAGATCATCCGTCTCGACGGCACCACCGCCTTCGTGCAGGTCTACGAGGACACCGGCGGTCTGCTCATCGGCGAGCCCGTCGTCTCGACCGGCCTGCCCCTGGCCGTGGAACTCGGGCCGGGGATGCTGAACGGCATCTTCGACGGCATCCAGCGCCCGCTGGACAAGATCAAGGAGGCCTCGGGCACCTATATCGAGCGCGGCATCAACGTGAACTCGCTGTCGCGCGAGACGCGCTGGGCCTTTACGCCGGTCGCCCAGGTCGGCGACGAGGTCTCGGGCGGGTCGGTCCTGGGCACCGTGCCCGAGTTTTCCTTTACCCACAAGATCCTGGTGCCGCCGGACGTGAAGGGCCGCGTCCAGAGCGTCAAGCCAGAGGCCGAGTACGGCCTCGAGGACGTGATCGCCACCCTCGAGGACGGCACCGAACTCAAGATGTACCACCCCTGGCCGGTGCGCCAGCCCCGCCCGGTGCAGAAAAAGCTCGACCCCATCACGCCCTTCCTGACCGGTATGCGCATTTTGGATGTGCTCTTTCCGCTGACCATGGGCGGCACCGCCGCCATTCCCGGCCCCTTCGGAAGTGGCAAGACCGTCACCCAGCAGTCGGTCGCCAAGTACGGCAACGCCGACATCGTGGTCTACGTGGGCTGCGGTGAGCGCGGCAACGAGATGACCGACGTGCTCGTCGAATTCCCCGAGCTCGAGGACCCCAAGACCGGCGGCCCGCTGATGCACCGCACCGTCTTGATCGCCAACACCTCGAACATGCCGGTGGCCGCGCGCGAGGCTTCGATCTACACCGGCATCACCCTGGCCGAGTACTTCCGCGACCAGGGTTACAGCGTGTCGATCATGGCCGACTCGACCAGCCGCTGGGCCGAGGCGCTGCGCGAAATAGCCTCTCGGCTCGAGGAGATGCCCGCCGAAGAGGGTTATCCGCCCTATCTGGCCTCGCGTCTCGCCGCCTTTTACGAGCGCGGCGGCCGCGTCATCACCCAGGGCGGCGAGGAGGGCGCGGTGTCGATCATCGGCGCGGTCTCGCCCGCCGGCGGCGACTTTTCCGAGCCCGTCACCCAGTCGACGCTCCGCATCACCGGCTGCTTCTGGGCGCTCGACGCCGCCCTGGCGCGTCGCCGCCACTTCCCGGCCATCAACTGGAACCGCTCCTATACGCTCTTCGCGGACATCTTGGAGCCCTGGTACCGCGAGAACGTGGCCCAGGATTTTCCCGAAACCCGCAACCGCGCCTCGTCGCTGCTCCAGCGCGAGGCCGAGCTGCAAGAGGTCGTCCAGCTCGTCGGTCCCGACGCGCTCCAGGACCAGGAGCGCATGGTCATCGAGATCGGCCGCATCCTCCGTCAGGACTTTTTGCAGCAAAACGGCTTCGACCCCGTCGACGCAAGCTGCTCGATGGCCAAGGCCTACGGCATGCTGCAGATGATCCTCAAACTCAACGACCAGGCGAACGGCGCGCTCGAGGCCGGCGCCACCGTAGACGACATTATCCAGGACCCGGTCATCGAAAAGATCAACCGTGCCCGCTACGTCCCCGAAGACGAGTTCGAGGCCTACAAGAAGGACGTCATGCGCCAGCTAGACGAGGCCTTTAAGGTCGCCGCGTAGGGAATAGCTTTTAGCACTTAGCTAACAGCTAACAGCTAACAGCTCAAAGGAGTTCGCATGGCTAGCAATCTGCTCAAGAAAGAATACAGCGAGGTCTCCTATGTCTCGGGGCCGCTGATGTTCCTGGAGAACGCCCCCGACCTGGCCTACGGCGCCATCGTCACCATCAAGTCGGGGACGGGCCGCGAGCGCGGCGGTCAGGTCATCGAGGTGACCGACAAGTACACCGTCTTGCAGGTCTTCGAGGAGACGTCGGGCATCGATTTATCCTCCACCACCGTCTCGCTGGTCGAGGACGTGGCCCGCTTGGGCGTCAGTCGCGAGATGATCGGCCGGCGCTTCAGCGGCATCGGCGCGCCCATCGACGGCCTGCCCCCGGTGGTGGCCGACAAGCGCCTGCCGATCGGCGGCGCACCCATCAACCCGGTCGCCCGGCAAAAGCCCGAGGAGTTCATCCAGACGGGCATCTCGACCATCGACACCCTTATAACCCTGGTGCGCGGCCAGAAGCTGCCCATCTTCTCGGGCTCGGGCCTGCCCGCCAATGAGCTCGCCGCGCAGATCGCCCGCCAGGCCAAGGTCTTGGGCGAAGGCTCGGAGTTCGCGGTGGTCTTCGGCGCCATGGGCGTCACCCAGCGCGAGGTCACCTTCTTCACCCGGGAGTTCGAGCGCACCGGCGCCCTGGCTCGCTCGGTCTTGTTCCTGAACAAGGCCGACGACCCCGCCGTCGAGCGCCTCCTTACTCCCAGAATGGCCCTGACCGCCGCCGAGTACCTCGCCTTCGAGCACGACTACCACGTCCTGGTCATCCTCACCGACATGACCAACTACTGCGAGGCGCTGCGCGAAATAGGCGGTGCCCGCGAGGAGATCCCCGGCCGCCGCGGCTACCCCGGCTACATGTATACCGACCTCGCCTCGCTTTACGAACGCGCCGGTGTGGTGGAAGGCCGCAAGGGCTCTATAACCCAGCTGCCGATCCTGTCGATGCCCGACGACGACGTCACCCACCCCATCCCCGACCTCACGGGCTACATCACCGAGGGCCAGATCTACCTGACGCGCGCCCTGCACACTCAGGGCTACTACCCGCCCATCAACCCCGGTCCCAGCCTCTCGCGCCTGATGAACAACGGCATCGGCAAGGGCAAGACCCGTCCCGACCACAAGAACGTCGCCGATCAGCTGCAGGCGGGCTACGCCAACGGCCTCGACCTGCGCCGCCTCGTCGCCATCACCGGCGAGGACGCGCTCTCGGAAAACGACAAGCTCTACTTGCGCTTCGCCGACGACTTCGAGAAGCGCTTTATCAACCAGGGCGCCGAAGACCGCTCCATCGACGACTCCCTGGACATCGCCTGGAGCATTCTTTCCAAGCTGCCGCAGTCGGAACTGACCCGCCTGAGCCGCGACCAGATCGACAAGCACTACGGCGCCAAGATGGACGAGATGTGGGGCGCGGGCAAGGGAATGTAAAAGATAAAATTGAAGATTGAACATTGAAAATCAAGGCAACCTTTTCAATTCTCGATGTTGAATCTTCAATTCTCCGAAGGAGACCTATGGCAGAAAATGTCGCTCCAACTCGCTCGAACCTGCTGCAGCGCCGCGACCAGTTGCGCCTCGCGGGCCGCGGCGCGGACCTCTTGAAACGCAAGCGCGACGCGCTCATCGGCGAGTTCTTCAGCCTCGTCAAGGAGTCCCTGGCGGCGCGCAAGGCGCTCACCGAGACGAGCAGAGAGGCCTACTTCAGCCTCTTCCTGGCCAAGGCCTGGGACGGCCCCGAGTCCGTCGAGAGCCTGAGCCTGGCCAGCAAGGTGGGCTTGGAGCTCGAGGTCAACGTCGAGAACGTCTTCGGCGTCAAGATCCCCCAGGTGCAGACGCCCGAGTTCGACAAGGAGCTGCCCTTTTCACCCATCGGCGCGGGCGCGCGCACCCTGGAGGCCGCCGGCCGCTTCCGCGACCTCTCCGAGGCGCTCATCAAGGTGGCCGCCACCGAGACGCGTCTGCGGCGCATCGGCGAGGAGATCAAGAAGACCAGCCGGCGCGTGAACGCGCTCGAGCAGCTCGTCATCCCCGGCATCGCGCGGCAGATCAAGGATATCCGCAGCGTCCTTGATCAGCGCGCGCTCGAGGAGATCACCGTCCTGAAACGCATCAAGGCCAAGCTCGAGGCGCGCGAAGAGGCCGCCAGGGACGAAGCGGCAGAGGCGGCCAAGTCGGCGCTGAGCGCCTAGACGTTT
This Deinococcota bacterium DNA region includes the following protein-coding sequences:
- a CDS encoding V-type ATP synthase subunit E — encoded protein: MANLAALLDQEASAEIEAILSEAKHRASEIVAEAREKADAHLAQKARAAQVQYEASLVRAKSAAQLEASSLKLRSQYEAVERVFAETERRVSALIKDSKRYPPVFDKVLAEAIEALGNAQVAQIVVNPADRRLAEAFIKEKGLDLEIKTDPAIAGGVRVKAGGANVSVENSLPNRLARARQSVAGEVVQLLLGAGSSPAADTSAGAAADTSADTSKAPSAVTAPKLN
- a CDS encoding V-type ATPase subunit; translated protein: MVDDFGYINARVRGMKAKLLGPEFYSEALATSDFGAFASVLAQSPYARDVEEAQARHSGLRAVDEALGRNFHREARKIRGFADGDPGRLIRFLLMRYDLQNLKAIARARHAGRDAEDIRQALVPAGELRPGVLDNLAEQSELAGVAQALAITRHPLAPAFARAARAYQSEGDLYKLEIALDRAYFRVLFTELEETEHPEGLMQYLRLEIDATNLRTALKIRGADAGAATTGELFIPGGREISRQTFETLLSDDTPAAFQSLSGTSFAEIGEAGSLGDAERVIAALLARSARKLYLSDPLDIGVVLYYLNHKEAETARLRLLARGKFYGVPNDALERELGHA
- a CDS encoding V-type ATP synthase subunit F, with amino-acid sequence MLVLTDQETATGFRLAGVDVHEADQDSAQAALEEIIESGVYNLVAVDESLIADPNRAAERAMRGRDLPVILSMPSLSAAFGDEGDATAYMKELVRSAIGFDIKLE
- a CDS encoding V-type ATP synthase subunit A, whose amino-acid sequence is MMGARMFDIVRVGKEQLVGEIIRLDGTTAFVQVYEDTGGLLIGEPVVSTGLPLAVELGPGMLNGIFDGIQRPLDKIKEASGTYIERGINVNSLSRETRWAFTPVAQVGDEVSGGSVLGTVPEFSFTHKILVPPDVKGRVQSVKPEAEYGLEDVIATLEDGTELKMYHPWPVRQPRPVQKKLDPITPFLTGMRILDVLFPLTMGGTAAIPGPFGSGKTVTQQSVAKYGNADIVVYVGCGERGNEMTDVLVEFPELEDPKTGGPLMHRTVLIANTSNMPVAAREASIYTGITLAEYFRDQGYSVSIMADSTSRWAEALREIASRLEEMPAEEGYPPYLASRLAAFYERGGRVITQGGEEGAVSIIGAVSPAGGDFSEPVTQSTLRITGCFWALDAALARRRHFPAINWNRSYTLFADILEPWYRENVAQDFPETRNRASSLLQREAELQEVVQLVGPDALQDQERMVIEIGRILRQDFLQQNGFDPVDASCSMAKAYGMLQMILKLNDQANGALEAGATVDDIIQDPVIEKINRARYVPEDEFEAYKKDVMRQLDEAFKVAA
- a CDS encoding V-type ATP synthase subunit B; translated protein: MASNLLKKEYSEVSYVSGPLMFLENAPDLAYGAIVTIKSGTGRERGGQVIEVTDKYTVLQVFEETSGIDLSSTTVSLVEDVARLGVSREMIGRRFSGIGAPIDGLPPVVADKRLPIGGAPINPVARQKPEEFIQTGISTIDTLITLVRGQKLPIFSGSGLPANELAAQIARQAKVLGEGSEFAVVFGAMGVTQREVTFFTREFERTGALARSVLFLNKADDPAVERLLTPRMALTAAEYLAFEHDYHVLVILTDMTNYCEALREIGGAREEIPGRRGYPGYMYTDLASLYERAGVVEGRKGSITQLPILSMPDDDVTHPIPDLTGYITEGQIYLTRALHTQGYYPPINPGPSLSRLMNNGIGKGKTRPDHKNVADQLQAGYANGLDLRRLVAITGEDALSENDKLYLRFADDFEKRFINQGAEDRSIDDSLDIAWSILSKLPQSELTRLSRDQIDKHYGAKMDEMWGAGKGM
- a CDS encoding V-type ATP synthase subunit D, producing MAENVAPTRSNLLQRRDQLRLAGRGADLLKRKRDALIGEFFSLVKESLAARKALTETSREAYFSLFLAKAWDGPESVESLSLASKVGLELEVNVENVFGVKIPQVQTPEFDKELPFSPIGAGARTLEAAGRFRDLSEALIKVAATETRLRRIGEEIKKTSRRVNALEQLVIPGIARQIKDIRSVLDQRALEEITVLKRIKAKLEAREEAARDEAAEAAKSALSA